The DNA sequence GGCAAGGGGGTCCAAAGCGGCGCTTCCCAGGTCCAGGCCGTCAGGCCTGGCAAGGGGGCGGCCGCAGCAGGGGCCGGAGCGGCGGGCCGCACAGCGCCAAGCAGCAGGCGCAGCCGATTGTCGGGCAGGCCCTGCACTTCCCGCACTCTGCCGCACAGGCGGGGAGGCGGTGCGGTCTGGGCCCAGGGGGACGGCGCAGGTGTAGAGGCATCCCAAAGGGGCCGCAGGCCGCCGTAGAGTTGCACATGGGCCACGCAAAAGCCCGTCGCAAAAAGGAGCGCTGCCGCGGCCAGGCGCAAAGGCCTCCACAGCCGCGCGTCAGCCGCGAGAAAGACCAGAAGGCAACACGCAGCCTGCCGCGGCCATACCGCCGCCAGAAGCCCCCCTGTCCAGACGACCAGAAAGCTCTGCCAGAGCAAGGGGGCTTGCAGCGGGGGATGGCGCATGACGGGACCAGCCTCACCGCGCCGATCGGGTGCGCTTGGGGCTCACAGCGGGCCTAGCGGGGCAGCAGATCCGCGTAATCCTGACTTTTGATGTAACGGCGCACAAAGGCCAGGCCGGTTTTTCGATCGCCGGTGAAGGTGGTGACCATGAAGACGTCGCCGGAAGTAGCCACCCAGGCCTGACCGGGCAGTTTCTGCTCCGTAAAGGTGAAGCTGTACTGCCCGTTGCGCTCCACTGGAGGCCGGGGCGCTTTAAACTGATCCGCAAACAGGGCCGCAATGGTTTTGGCGTCGGCTCCGCCGCTGGGGCCAATGACAAAGCGCACGGTGGTGGTGCCGGCGGCATTGGTAAAAATGGCGGTGGTGGCACCCTGACTTTCCGCAGGCGCCATGACAACCCGCCAGCTTTCCGGAATATCGGCGGTGAAGTACCTGGTGGTCACCTGTTCGGCCAGGGCTGGCGCGGCCAGGGCCAGCAAAAGCATTACGGCCGCGAGACGTTTACCCATAGACGTTTCCCCCACAAAAGAAACAGCCTGGAGCGCAACTCCCCCCCCGGACGGCAAGAAGCCCGCCCCGGCAGGGCAGGCTTCTTGTATGCAATGCGCCGACAAAACACAATGCCCCGGCGCGGCCTTGTCACGCGCCGCGCAGGGCCTGCTCCAGATCTGCGATCAGGTCGTCCTTGTGTTCTATGCCGATGGAAAGACGCACAGTATTGGGCAGGATGCCGGCCGCGGCCTGTTCCGTCGGCGACATCTGAGCGTGGGTGGTGGAAGCCGGATGGATGACCAGGGATTTGGCGTCCGCCACGTTGGCCAGCAGGGAAAAAATCCGCATCCGGTCAATGCAGGCGCGGGCCGCTGCCGCGCCGCCTTTGATCTCAAAGGTGAAGATGGAGCCGCCCCCCTTGGGGAAATAACGCAGGTAGCGGTCATGGCTTGGGCTTTCCGACCGGGAAGGGTGGTTGACGCGCTCCACACGCGGATGCCCGGCCAGAAAATCCACCACTGCCAGGGCGTTCTCTACATGTCGCTCCACCCGCAGCGAGAGGGTTTCCAGCCCTTGCAAAAGCAAAAAGGCGTGCAGCGGCGCAAGACAGGCCCCCAGGTCGCGCAGCAGAATGGCCCTGGCCCGAACCGCAAAGGCGGCCGGGCCGGCGGCGGCGCAAAACTGCAGGCCGTGGTAGGCCGGATCCGGCTCGCAGAACTGGGGGAAACGCCCGGAGGCCTGCCAGTCAAACCGGCCGCCGTCCACAATGACGCCGCCCAGAGCCGCGCCGTGGCCGCCCAGAAACTTGGTGGCCGAATGCACCACAATGTCCGCCCCGTGCTCCAGGGGGCGCAGCAGCCAAGGCGTGGCGAAGGTATTGTCCACCACCAGCGGGATGCCGTGGGCGTGCGCCAGGGTGGCCAGGCCCTCCAGATCGGGGATGTTGCTGTGGGGGTTGCCCATGCTTTCCACAAAAATGGCCTTGGTGTTGGGCCGCAGAGCCTGCGCAAAGGTTTCCGGCTTATCCGGATCCGCAAAGGTGGTTGTGACGCCCCAGGCGGGCAGCGTGTGGGCCAGAAGGCTGTACGTGCCGCCGTAGATGGTTTTGGCCGCCACCAGATGATCTCCGGCGCGGGCCAGGTTCTGCAGGGCGTAGCTTACGGCCGCCGCGCCGCTGGCGGTGGCCAGCGCGGCCACGCCCCCTTCCAGGGCCGCCACGCGGCGCTCAAAGGCGTCCACCGTAGGGTTGGTCAGCCGGCTGTAAATATTGCCCGCTTCTGTAAGGTTGAAGCGGGCCTCAGCCTGGGCGCAGTCGGCAAAAACGTAAGAGGTGGTCTGGTAGACGGGCACGGCGCGCGCGCCCGATGCCGGGTCCGGGGTTTCCTGCCCGGCGTGAACCTGCAGGGTTTCAAAATGCCACTGGGTGTTGGAAGTCATGGTGCATACCTCATGGCCGCGCGGGCGGCTATTACTTACTAAAAAGATAAGAAATAGTGCCCCAGCGCGCCAGGGTCTGTCAAGCACGTTTCTACAGGGCCGCGCTTGCAGCTCCGGCGCGGCGGCGTTAAAATATCGGCAACGGCGGCGTGCGGGGGCTGCGCTTTTGGGCGGAGCCGCACGCACGGGTTTGTGCCGTGAATCTTTTTGCCGGGCGCGTATTGCGGATACAACAGCGCCAGGGGGATGCGCATGCGGGCGGAAATTATCTCTGTGGGCACGGAGCTTTTGCTGGGGCACACCATTAATACGGATGCGGCCCATGTGGCGCGCGAGCTTTCCGCCCTGGGCGTGGACCTGTTGCAGGTTCAGACCTTGGGGGACAACGCCCCGCGCCTGGAGGCAGCCCTGCGGGAGGCCCTCGCCCGCGCGGAAATCGTTATCACCACCGGCGGCCTGGGCCCCACGGACGACGATCTGACCAAGGAAACTGTGGCCCGCGTGGCGGGCGTCCCGCTGGAAGAAGACGCCGACAGCCTGGCCCGCCTGCTGGAGTATTTCGGCAGCCGCCCCATGTCGGCCAATCAGCGCAAGCAGGCCTTGCTGCCGCGCGGGGCCACGGCCTTCCCCAATGCCGTGGGCACGGCCCCCGGCTGCGCCGTGCCCGTGGGGGAAGGGCGCTGGGCGCTCATGCTGCCCGGCCCCCCCTCGGAACTGCTGCCCATGCTGCAGGAAAGCGTCGTCCCCTTTCTGGCCGGCAGGGGCGGCGCGGTTATTGCGTCCTTTATGGTCCGCACCTTCGGCATGGGGGAGGGCGCGGCGGCTTTGCGCATTGCCGGGCTTACGGACGGAGCCAATCCCACGGCAGCCACCTATGCGGGCGACTGCGAAATGTTCGTGCGGATAACGGCCAAAGCGCCGGACGCGGCGGCCGCCCGCGCCCTGGCCCTGCCCGCGGTGGACGAGGTGCGGCGACGTCTGGGCCCTGTGGTCTACGGCGTCAATGTGGAGAGCCTGGAGGCCGTAGTCGTGGCGGAACTGGCCCGCCAGGGCAAAACCGTGGCCACGGCGGAATCCTGCACCGGCGGTCTGCTGGCCAAAAGGATCACGGACAGGCCGGGGTCTTCGCAGGTTTTCGGCTACGGCCTTGTGACCTATGCCAACGAAGCCAAGATGCGCCTTCTGGACGTGCCTGAGGCCATGCTGCGCGCCCACGGGGCCGTAAGCCCGGAAGTGGCCCGCACAATGGCGGAGCATGCGCGGCGCAACTACGGCACGGACTTCGGCCTGGGCATTACCGGCGTGGCCGGCCCGGACGGCGGCACGCCCGCCAAGCCCGTGGGCCTCGTCTATGTGGCCCTGAGCGACGGACAAAACGTCTGGCTGCGGATCATGCGGGCGCAGGGACGGTATCTGGGGCGGGAGCGCACCCGGCGGCTGGCCTCCAGCCACGCCCTGGACATGCTCCGCCGCCGCCTTACGGGGCTGCCTGTGGAAGGCGACTGGGCCCTGGAGGAAGGCGGCACGGCGGTGGGATAGGGCCTTCTGCCCAGCGGATGCCGGGGCGTCGGCGCAGACAGACGCCCGCCGCGGAAGCACAATCCTGCCTCCGCGTGGCTGCCCGCCGAAGTGCGCTGCCCTGGGAAAGGCGCCTTGGCAAGAGCTGCGCGGCTCTACTCCGCGCCGTCCGTTGCGTCCGCTTCGCCGGTCAGGCCGAATTCCGCAGGAATCTTCACATAAAAGATCTGCATCTTTTCCGCCCGGATGCGCTCGAACAACAAGCGGCAGTGCTCCGGGCTTACGGCCATAGTCACTTCCACGGGTTGCTCGCCGGTTTCAAAAAAGCGGGTGGTGCGGTACGCGCCGTCTCTGCCGTAGCCGCCTTGCGCGGCGCTTACGGTGGCCCCTTTGATGCCCAGCGCTCTGGCCGTGGCCAGCAGCCATTCCGCAACGCTCAGTGCGCCGTGGCTGCGCTCCTGCTGGGTGAAGAACACGATCTGATAGCCCTGCATTTTTGTCTCCCCGCGCTGCCGTCAGTGGGGCTGCGCGCATGTGGTCCGCCGTGCGGCCTCAGTGTCCTAAGGAACGGATCAGGCCCACTGTGCCCAATCCCAGAAAAAACAACAGCAAGGCCCCGCCCAGGTGGAGCAGGGCGGCCCCGGCGGCCATAAGCAAACGTTGTTCCTGCAGCAGCAGGCCCACTTCCGCCGTAAAGGTGGAAAAGGTCGTCAGCCCGCCCAGAAAGCCCGTGACCGCAAGGAGCCGCCAGTGGGGATCCAGGCCGGGCAGCGCGCTGAAAATGGCCGTGGCCAGGCCGATAAGGTACCCGCCAAGGCAATTGGCCGCCAGGGTGCCCAGGGGGATGGGCGGGAAAACGGCGTTGAGCCCCAGCCCCAACAGCCAGCGCAGGATGGCCCCCACCGAAGCCCCCACGCTGATGCACAACAGATTGCCGAACATGCGCGCCTCGCAGTCTCACATCGTTACAGGCCGGAATGGCCCCGTGCCGCGGGCCGCACCAGACAGACCAGCAGCAGCGCGGCCGCCAGCGAACAGCCCGCGGAAAAC is a window from the Desulfovibrio legallii genome containing:
- a CDS encoding O-acetylhomoserine aminocarboxypropyltransferase/cysteine synthase family protein, which gives rise to MTSNTQWHFETLQVHAGQETPDPASGARAVPVYQTTSYVFADCAQAEARFNLTEAGNIYSRLTNPTVDAFERRVAALEGGVAALATASGAAAVSYALQNLARAGDHLVAAKTIYGGTYSLLAHTLPAWGVTTTFADPDKPETFAQALRPNTKAIFVESMGNPHSNIPDLEGLATLAHAHGIPLVVDNTFATPWLLRPLEHGADIVVHSATKFLGGHGAALGGVIVDGGRFDWQASGRFPQFCEPDPAYHGLQFCAAAGPAAFAVRARAILLRDLGACLAPLHAFLLLQGLETLSLRVERHVENALAVVDFLAGHPRVERVNHPSRSESPSHDRYLRYFPKGGGSIFTFEIKGGAAAARACIDRMRIFSLLANVADAKSLVIHPASTTHAQMSPTEQAAAGILPNTVRLSIGIEHKDDLIADLEQALRGA
- a CDS encoding DUF190 domain-containing protein; the encoded protein is MQGYQIVFFTQQERSHGALSVAEWLLATARALGIKGATVSAAQGGYGRDGAYRTTRFFETGEQPVEVTMAVSPEHCRLLFERIRAEKMQIFYVKIPAEFGLTGEADATDGAE
- a CDS encoding competence/damage-inducible protein A, yielding MRAEIISVGTELLLGHTINTDAAHVARELSALGVDLLQVQTLGDNAPRLEAALREALARAEIVITTGGLGPTDDDLTKETVARVAGVPLEEDADSLARLLEYFGSRPMSANQRKQALLPRGATAFPNAVGTAPGCAVPVGEGRWALMLPGPPSELLPMLQESVVPFLAGRGGAVIASFMVRTFGMGEGAAALRIAGLTDGANPTAATYAGDCEMFVRITAKAPDAAAARALALPAVDEVRRRLGPVVYGVNVESLEAVVVAELARQGKTVATAESCTGGLLAKRITDRPGSSQVFGYGLVTYANEAKMRLLDVPEAMLRAHGAVSPEVARTMAEHARRNYGTDFGLGITGVAGPDGGTPAKPVGLVYVALSDGQNVWLRIMRAQGRYLGRERTRRLASSHALDMLRRRLTGLPVEGDWALEEGGTAVG
- the crcB gene encoding fluoride efflux transporter CrcB; translated protein: MFGNLLCISVGASVGAILRWLLGLGLNAVFPPIPLGTLAANCLGGYLIGLATAIFSALPGLDPHWRLLAVTGFLGGLTTFSTFTAEVGLLLQEQRLLMAAGAALLHLGGALLLFFLGLGTVGLIRSLGH